The following proteins come from a genomic window of Winogradskyella sp. PC-19:
- a CDS encoding 5-formyltetrahydrofolate cyclo-ligase: MTKADIRKKYKALREQLSENQIEDNSLAIANQLLQLDIWNHSFYHIFLPIEEQKEVNTEYILNILAGKDKNIVISKSNFEDYSMSHFLLTDSTTLKKNEYNIPEPIDGIAISSSQIDIVFVPLLAFDTKGSRVGYGKGFYDRFLSECKPETLKIGLSFFESEEDIEASENDVKLDYCVSPNEVYLF, translated from the coding sequence ATGACTAAGGCTGACATACGTAAAAAATATAAAGCACTTCGTGAACAATTAAGCGAGAATCAGATAGAAGATAATAGTCTTGCAATTGCTAACCAGTTATTACAATTAGACATCTGGAATCATTCTTTCTATCACATCTTCTTACCAATAGAAGAGCAAAAGGAAGTAAATACAGAATATATTTTAAACATATTAGCAGGAAAAGATAAGAACATAGTGATATCTAAAAGTAATTTTGAAGACTACTCGATGTCTCACTTTTTACTCACTGACAGTACTACTTTAAAAAAAAATGAATATAATATTCCTGAACCTATTGATGGTATAGCAATTTCTTCGTCACAAATAGATATCGTTTTTGTACCGCTTTTAGCCTTTGACACTAAAGGAAGTCGCGTCGGTTACGGAAAAGGGTTTTATGACCGTTTTCTATCTGAATGCAAACCAGAAACTCTAAAAATTGGTTTGTCTTTTTTTGAATCTGAAGAAGACATTGAAGCTTCTGAAAATGATGTTAAATTGGATTATTGTGTGAGTCCGAATGAGGTTTACCTATTCTAA
- the rimK gene encoding 30S ribosomal protein S6--L-glutamate ligase produces the protein MNIVILSRNANLYSTSRLVEEGKKRGHTIEIIDPLKCDIIIEREKPTIYYKDRYLDYVDAIIPRIGASVTFYGCAVVRQFEEMGVFTIASSDSILRSRDKLKSLQRLSKAGIGMPKTVFTNYSRDVEEVIEHVGGTPCIIKLLEGTQGLGVVLAESKNAAESVLEAFNGLQARVIVQEFIGEAKGADLRALVVDGQVVGAMKRQGKEGEFRSNLHRGGSAEIIKLNHDELKLAMNAAKVLKLPVCGVDMLQSSRGPLLLEVNSTPGLEGIEGATGRNIARAIIKFIEKNRK, from the coding sequence ATGAACATTGTAATCCTATCGCGTAATGCCAATCTTTATTCAACGAGTCGTTTAGTTGAAGAAGGCAAAAAACGAGGCCATACCATTGAAATTATTGACCCGTTAAAATGTGATATTATCATTGAGCGCGAAAAACCAACCATATATTATAAAGACAGATATCTGGATTATGTCGATGCTATTATTCCTCGTATTGGAGCGTCGGTGACTTTTTATGGTTGTGCAGTTGTAAGACAATTTGAAGAAATGGGCGTTTTTACCATAGCATCATCTGATTCTATTTTACGATCTCGAGACAAGCTAAAAAGCTTGCAACGCTTAAGTAAGGCTGGTATTGGTATGCCTAAAACTGTATTTACAAACTACTCGCGGGATGTAGAAGAAGTAATTGAGCATGTCGGCGGCACACCTTGTATTATAAAACTATTGGAAGGTACTCAAGGATTAGGTGTTGTTTTAGCTGAGTCAAAAAATGCAGCTGAATCAGTTTTAGAAGCTTTTAATGGTTTACAAGCACGTGTGATTGTTCAAGAATTTATTGGCGAAGCAAAAGGCGCAGACTTAAGAGCTTTGGTTGTTGATGGACAAGTTGTTGGCGCAATGAAACGCCAAGGAAAAGAAGGCGAGTTTCGCTCTAATCTACATCGTGGTGGTTCTGCAGAAATTATAAAGCTCAATCATGACGAACTTAAACTTGCTATGAATGCTGCAAAGGTTTTGAAACTACCTGTTTGCGGTGTAGACATGCTACAATCTTCACGTGGTCCTTTATTACTTGAGGTAAATTCAACACCAGGATTAGAAGGTATTGAAGGTGCTACAGGAAGAAATATAGCCAGAGCTATTATAAAATTTATTGAAAAAAATAGAAAATAG
- a CDS encoding succinylglutamate desuccinylase/aspartoacylase family protein translates to MSEKDVLEILDKKVGLGQSATVNFNVAKLHTQNSIDVPVIIERSKKPGPTVLITAGIHGDEVNGVEIVRQIIAKGINKPKRGTIICIPVINVFGFIHMDRLFPDGRDLNRVFPGSKNGSLASRVAHQLMTKVVPHADLILDFHTGGADRFNAAQVRIVKNEVVLDELAEAFGAPFIFYSKNLNNSFRNSAYKKGIPILLFEGGKSFNIHNTITNTGVNGAKRVLSHLEMLRSPFKVSQPKKEAVKILDSKWLRASYSGMFKPTISINAHVEKGDVLGNITDPYGSFNHFVKAPNSGYIFNINESPLVYQGDAIFHISTKLED, encoded by the coding sequence ATGAGTGAGAAAGACGTTTTAGAAATTTTAGACAAAAAGGTAGGCTTAGGTCAAAGTGCAACCGTTAACTTTAATGTTGCCAAATTACACACACAAAATTCTATTGATGTTCCTGTAATTATAGAGCGTTCAAAAAAACCTGGCCCAACAGTTTTAATCACCGCAGGTATTCATGGCGATGAGGTCAATGGTGTAGAAATTGTACGTCAAATTATCGCTAAAGGTATTAACAAACCTAAACGAGGCACTATAATATGTATCCCAGTAATTAATGTATTTGGTTTTATTCACATGGACCGATTATTTCCGGACGGACGTGATTTAAACCGTGTTTTTCCAGGAAGCAAAAATGGCTCTTTAGCAAGTCGTGTTGCTCACCAATTAATGACTAAAGTTGTACCTCATGCCGATTTGATTTTAGATTTTCATACTGGTGGTGCAGACCGATTTAATGCTGCACAAGTAAGAATAGTAAAAAATGAAGTTGTCTTAGACGAACTTGCCGAAGCTTTTGGTGCACCATTTATTTTCTATTCCAAAAATTTAAATAATTCTTTTAGAAATTCAGCTTACAAAAAAGGGATTCCTATTTTGCTTTTTGAAGGTGGAAAATCATTCAACATACACAATACAATTACTAATACTGGCGTAAATGGGGCAAAACGTGTTTTAAGTCATTTAGAAATGTTGCGGTCTCCTTTTAAAGTTAGTCAACCAAAAAAAGAGGCTGTAAAGATTTTAGATAGCAAATGGTTACGTGCTAGTTATTCGGGTATGTTTAAGCCTACAATATCTATCAACGCTCATGTCGAAAAAGGAGATGTTTTAGGTAACATAACTGATCCTTATGGGAGTTTTAATCATTTTGTGAAAGCGCCGAATAGCGGTTACATTTTTAACATTAACGAGTCTCCTTTAGTTTATCAAGGTGATGCTATTTTTCATATTTCAACAAAGCTAGAAGACTAA
- a CDS encoding phosphoribosyltransferase family protein, which produces MKYEINRFNDGQVTAKIIESGDLDIKIRGNSYEDLFKAASIKEAWDAENSTNKNTVATLTILCLIGQRSDRRFNKGESFDLKVICKFINDMRFDKIFVLHPHSSISLALIDNSEKISHLDFVKKAFNQIGSPVLVSPDAGAYKTTHEIAKKLNADLVPSNKVRVDGAPVISIQGDVKDKECLIVDDLADGGRTFKFLAEALKCRGASKIFLYVTHGQFNYGFEELKGAINHIYCTNSFKNIKDEFVTQFKVI; this is translated from the coding sequence ATGAAATACGAAATAAATAGATTTAATGATGGACAAGTAACTGCTAAAATTATAGAAAGTGGTGATTTAGATATCAAAATAAGAGGAAACAGCTATGAAGATTTATTTAAAGCAGCTTCGATAAAGGAAGCTTGGGATGCTGAAAATTCAACCAATAAAAATACAGTTGCTACATTAACTATACTATGCTTAATTGGTCAACGTTCTGATAGACGATTTAATAAAGGAGAATCTTTTGATTTAAAAGTGATTTGTAAATTTATTAATGATATGAGATTTGACAAGATTTTTGTTTTACATCCACATAGCTCAATCTCATTAGCTTTAATTGATAACTCTGAAAAAATATCCCATTTAGATTTTGTAAAAAAAGCATTTAATCAGATAGGTAGTCCAGTTTTAGTAAGCCCTGATGCTGGTGCCTATAAGACAACTCATGAAATTGCTAAAAAGCTAAATGCAGATTTAGTTCCCTCTAATAAAGTTAGAGTGGATGGGGCACCAGTAATAAGTATTCAAGGTGATGTAAAAGATAAAGAATGCTTAATTGTGGACGATTTAGCTGATGGCGGTCGAACATTTAAATTTTTAGCAGAAGCTTTAAAATGTCGAGGTGCATCAAAAATATTTCTATATGTTACACATGGTCAATTTAATTATGGATTTGAGGAGTTAAAAGGGGCTATTAATCATATATATTGCACCAATAGTTTTAAGAATATAAAAGATGAATTTGTAACACAGTTTAAAGTAATATAA